In the Candidatus Saccharimonas aalborgensis genome, one interval contains:
- the rpmI gene encoding 50S ribosomal protein L35: MPKLKTHKGTAKRIKLTSTGKLTRRRAFGNHMLSKKSKSRKRTINTSATVSGSMAKNIKRVLGV; encoded by the coding sequence ATGCCAAAGTTAAAGACCCATAAGGGCACTGCTAAGCGAATCAAGCTAACCAGTACCGGCAAACTTACCCGCCGACGCGCGTTCGGCAATCATATGCTCTCCAAGAAGAGTAAGTCGCGTAAGCGTACAATTAATACCTCTGCTACGGTATCGGGTAGTATGGCAAAAAACATTAAACGAGTTCTAGGAGTGTGA
- the rplT gene encoding 50S ribosomal protein L20: MRVKRSVTARARHKSTLAAAKGMQHNRTRSFRLAKQAVIRALQYAYRDRRNKKRTIRSLWITRINAAARENGTTYGKLISSLRASGVELDRKVLAELAVNDPKAFSSLVKSVSK; the protein is encoded by the coding sequence ATGAGAGTAAAACGTAGTGTAACAGCACGCGCACGTCACAAAAGTACCCTAGCTGCCGCAAAAGGCATGCAGCATAATCGTACTCGAAGCTTTCGCCTAGCCAAACAAGCAGTTATCCGTGCGCTCCAGTACGCTTACCGAGATCGTCGCAACAAAAAGCGAACTATTCGTAGTTTATGGATTACTCGTATCAATGCCGCCGCAAGGGAAAACGGCACAACATACGGTAAACTCATTTCCAGTCTGCGAGCCTCTGGAGTCGAACTAGACCGTAAGGTACTCGCCGAATTGGCAGTGAATGATCCGAAAGCGTTTTCTTCGCTCGTGAAAAGTGTCTCAAAATAA
- the infC gene encoding translation initiation factor IF-3: MSTSIRINDAIRATELRVIGTNGEQLGVMSRTEALRLAEEAGVDLVEISPNAEPPVVKVVDWGKFQYQRLKEQQRNRRSNKASELKQMRFGLKIGANDLEIKLRKIREFLADGHKVKILIFFRGREMAHRELGYELIDRMVKLLENEAVLEQKPLMAGRNLSIVIRSK, translated from the coding sequence CGAGTTACGAGTCATCGGAACAAACGGCGAGCAACTGGGCGTCATGAGTCGCACAGAAGCACTACGATTAGCCGAAGAGGCTGGGGTCGACCTGGTCGAAATATCACCAAATGCGGAACCACCCGTCGTGAAAGTCGTGGATTGGGGTAAGTTTCAGTATCAAAGACTGAAAGAACAACAAAGAAATCGACGCAGCAATAAGGCAAGCGAGCTGAAGCAGATGAGATTTGGCCTCAAGATTGGAGCCAATGATCTCGAGATAAAGCTACGCAAGATACGCGAGTTCCTCGCGGATGGTCACAAGGTCAAAATTCTTATTTTTTTTCGAGGACGTGAAATGGCGCACCGTGAGCTGGGATACGAACTCATCGATCGCATGGTCAAGCTACTAGAAAATGAAGCTGTACTTGAACAGAAACCATTGATGGCAGGTAGAAACCTGAGCATCGTAATAAGGAGTAAATAA